The genome window CCATTTCTTTCAAGAGATTTTAAGGAGCAGTTTTGACAAatttgacaaagagagagaggagagagagagaggagagagagagaggagagagagagaggagagagagagagagagagagagagagagagagagagagagagagagagaggagagagagagagaggagagagagagagagagagagagagagagagagagagagagagagagagagagagagagagagagagaaacagagagagacaaacacacatgtaccaATCAGATTACAACGCCTCCATGTCACTGTGGGCTGTACTGTATATCGATCAGAGTAAAGACCAAGTAACTAGACTGGCTTACCCATCCGAACAAGATCCCAGTTTACACTGGTTAGATCAGCATATTCAGCAGTGTCAAAGGTATCACCTTTATCAAAGGAGTGAACACATCCAAACCAGGGAACAGGCATGCAAAGGATTCCCCTAAAACTACCCCAAGCATGTGTACACttgctgacaaacacacacacacacacgggcaggTATGTAAATTATGGACACATGTTAAGGGCACACATCTGTTCCAGCTCTTTCCAGTCCCACATGCCTATTTATACCTGACTGGAATGTcaccgctacacacacacacacacacacacacacacacacacacacacacacacacatacactgctctgctctacaGGCAAGGCTATTGTTCTCCTTCAGTCTCAGTAAAGTCATGTGCGCCACCACTCATATGCTCAGCTAGAGCAGGAGAAGGACAAGCAAATCAGATCatctagaaacacacacacagacagatttaCAGACAGAGAAGCAGACACACGCACTTATAAACGGAGACACACAAGCCcaaagcacacacgcacagaagcCCACTCACTTAAAAACGGTACAAAAAACACTTTCCAATCCACAGAGCAGGCAGTTgtagtagaggtgtgtgtgtaggtgggtaCTCACAGTCTCTCCGTGTTGCGAGGTATATTCCGTGGCATGGTCTTGATGCCCAGTCCATGACAGTCCACGGTGGTCCCACTGCAGGTGCAGAGGGCAGGGCACCCCTGGGCACAGCCCACCAGCAGGGCACTGAGAACCAGCAGTACAGCCAGCCTTCCCACGCCTGCTGCCCCAAAACAGCCTCCTCTTCTGGGCATGGTTAGCTCGCCTGCAGCCTCTAGCCTGGATCACTCCACTGgatttctctctccttgtctgttcGTGTCTTGACTCAGTCAGCAAATCCTACAATGTATGTCCTCTACAACTGCTTCAGACTTGAACAGGAGGAAGTGTTTTCGTTTTTTGTTTAATTTTTGGAAACAAACTGAAACTCAATTCTAGAAAGATTTCCAAAATAATTaagaatttcttttttttcttcctcttctctatTATTGTTGCCTTGGTTTCCTCTTCAGTTTAGGAACGATCAGTCCAACGTTCAGTCCTGCAAAGGgaactctccttctctgtctcccttctctttGTGAAGTTGCTGCGATGTGTTCTGCTCtcctccgtgtctctctctctcctctctcagtccCGCTCTGCTCCGTTCGCTggaagagaggggaaacagGGAAGGAGCTGAAAGACAAAAAagctagcctctctctctttctcgctctctcacacacacacacacacacacgcgcgcgcacacacacagcagtcatCCATCACAAGGATCTACAAATAGCAGACCCCcaactccacccctccccctcctgtcctcccccgcctctcacaccccctccccaccccaacacacacacacccagaaccCTGCCTGAACTCACTCTCATTCTCGAGCTCCCTCTTTCATTCTATCTTCTCTATTCCCTACCTCGACAGTTCTCTATCTCAATCTTTCTTATTCGTAATCTAAATCTATCTCTTGCTTCTTGTCCCtgcctctaaccctctctctctttctctccctctctctctctctctctctctctctctctctctctctctctcaccctctcttctcaTTCATTCTCTCTCAGGTTTGCCTCCAGGCACTACCCACTGAGAGGGGAGAACTACCCAAGACACCAGTcccaagtgtgtgcgtgtgtttgtgtgtgtgtgtgggggggggggggttgatcttTTGGGACAGGCAGGAATCAACACCTCAGTCCATAGAGGCAAAGAGTAGCATAAAATAATATGCATCAATATATagtgatgtgtatgtgtgtgtgtgtgtgtgcgtgtgcgtgtaaaAACGGAGCTTGACCTtcaactggatgtgtgtgtgtgcgtatacatGGGTGTGAGGGGGTCCTCTGACTCAGCAGGAAGTTCAGTTGAATAAACACAGACAGCAGCAAAGTAAAGACTCTAAAGCCACAACAttctccctgtcacacacacacacaaacattcctgGGTAATGCTTAGGAATACACACAGCTCACTAATCAGTGCTGCTGTGTGAAGAGAACCATACTAGAATGTACTGTGTCAACTTTATAGACTGTCTtgttctggtctggtctagacccagacccagacccagacccagacccagacccagacccagacccagacccagacccagacccagacccagacccagacccaaagCCAGGCCAAAACTCACTATCCACAGCTGACCGTCCAGAAAAGGGATTCCCCTGTGTAAACACTTGGCACCCTCTGAAGGACCTGGGAAAAGTATTCTCTGACTTACAAAGgagaacaaaagaaagaaagagggaaggagagagaaagagagagaacaagagagagaacaagagagagacgaCAGTGCAAATGGACCTCGGGTGAGAATGAGAACTCTCCTGCTCGGCtctgtccaaacacacacacacacacacacacacattgctccATCTGGCCCAGTAAAAGTGTCAGAGCAGTGTAGATCTTCCTTCCATGGATCCTAATTAGAGAGGAGACAGTGGTGTTTAGGGGTAATGGGGGGCGGAGATGCCCCCTGTTCTGTCTCACAGAGCTGTGAAaggaatccacacacacacacacacacacaaacaaacacacacgcacacacaaacacacacttccaatTCTTTCCCGcctactctttctctcacacacacgcacgcacacagatacCTAAGACTGACTCTGTTGAGCTCAGACAAGGGAGGACACAATACCAATTTGCCATGAAGCCaaagagcaggtggaggaggaagaggaggacagttGTCCCAACAGTGGCTAGGAACCCTGCAACACGACGCCCGGCGACGAGCGCCGGTCCCGTGTGTGTGGTGCCGAGTCAACGCGACACAAGGCTCCTTCGACTCGTCTTCGCCCGGGTCTCCTCCAAGGCTTTCGTGCGGGTATAGACGATGCGCTGCCGTGTCTGGAGGGAACGCGTATCGTTTCACATGTACAGTGTACCCACCTGTTACCCACCGTTAATGGCAAATACACTCCATTTCCCTTTGTGGCTCCGTCAACTGGTAGGACTCATGAAAGTCAGAACAGCTAGACAACAATGCTGAGCATAGGCAGGTTGTTCCCACGGACTGAAACGCCACAAACAACCACTCCAAACACGCTCGGTTGTGGACCTTatagggtatgtgtgtgtgtgtgtacttgaggGCTGGGTGCATCGATTAGTGTGCAGCTCAGACGAGACTGGGTTCCACGACTGGGTCTGTGTAGGAGTTGACTTCTATATACAACCTCCACTTCTGTGAGATGCGAAATAATGATGCTGTTCTGACTAGCCTGCaccgtctgtctctgtgtgtgtgtgtgtgtgtgtgtgtgtgtgtgtgtgttacgggGCCTGAGAAAGTGCAGGACCCTCTTGCAGGTCTGTTCAACAGACGTGTGCAACGTATGCTCACAACACCAAACATGCAACGGCACGGACAGAATAATAATACACCAGAACATTCCTGCGTATTGTGGAgagcttccctccctctctctctttctctgaccaCTCACTTGCAGTGTTTTCATGGTGAATATGAATTTAGTCCAGGACTCTCAGCCAAAACATGGAATATATAGGCATACATATAAAAACCTTGGTATAATCCCTAAGCAGTTATGATTGAAATGCCTACTTCAGACAGAAAGTGAAAATTACAGGTCTCCATCATGTAAATATACTGAGCAGTGAGATGGATTTATGTCTGGAATGTCAACATTAATTTTCAGTACAGGAATGGAGAATGCAGTCAAAAATACAAAGAGTTACTGTCCAACAATGAGTTTCTATCAATCAATTTTTTCTTCATGCAAAAATGATCATTTGTAACTCAATGGCTACACCTTGTGGTTGAAGGTGGTACTGCACAGATACAAACATACAGCTGATAGACGGTGTGGCTTGATCTGCACATGTAAACAATTATTTTTATAAGACAAATTGACAAGGTTACAACTTAGGGGAGATGTGGGTATTTTATTGCTGGAGTGTTGGACAGCTTCACATTAGCACTTAGAACACAGTGATAAACAATATGCATCTCTTTGATCAGAGATACGAGGTATAAATCACATTTAGGTATCAATATGTAACAGTTGAAATAAGCTGGCTGTGTGAAATGCAGAAATAGTTCTCACCACTTTGGCTACCCCCAATAAGTCAAAACTTTAAAAAAGACAGACTTGACATGTTCTCTCTGACAGATATGCATGCATGTAACAATATAAACCATAATGAAAGTAAACTCCTCTTTCAAAGTTTGCATAGATAAAACACGAGTAAAAACAAGTTATAAAATGTGTGAAACCAACGACAAAGATTATAAAACACAAGGAGAATGAAAGCTCTTttggcagaaaaaaaaaacgtttgaaaTAGACAGATCACAGTGTTGACAGTTTAAGACTTTGGCTGAACGAACCTGCTCCCCAACAAACATGCTGACACCAACTGTATAAACATATGAACTACCCTTTTGGCTTTGCCTCACCAACTGATGCTCCAAAAACAACTATTCTCTTTCTGCTAGCTAACCACACAATGCTAGCTTGCTACAGCCCTATCCTCACTGACAATAAACTGCTAGTTAGCTACAGCCCTCTCCCCACTGCTAGTAAAGTACATGCAGCTAGCTAGAGCTCTACTGTACTTCCTCTACTAGCTAACCACATTCAGCAAGCTAGCAGCAGATTTGCTGTACTAGCATTATCTAAGAGAATAGTTTAACCATATTGGATTGAGTTAGTTGTAGCCCTACTCTTGCTGCTAGCTAAACACATACAGCTGGCTAAGTATACTTTCAGCTAATGAAAATGATGATGCTTGATGTTTAAATTAtgattaaataaaatatagaaTGCAATTTAAAACTTAAATACTTAAAATATGAAATTAAGGCACATATAGAAACTAATTCAGCAGTGGGTCACCACCTAGCTGAATCTACGAAAGCTCAGACCAACCGCAGCAGGTATAACAGTCTAGGACCACAATAAATCTTTATAATTCACACAAAAGATAATTAATTATACCTCAGAATGCATGCTAAAGGTCAAGGGCAGctcagagagggggaaaaacaACAAAGCTTTTTGCACTTCAAATCTAGTCTTCCAGGTAGTATGGAATGTAATGCTGTTTAACATctcaaatatttaatttaaagcGTTAAGTAAATTAAGAAAAAACTGAAGAAAATGAATTTCACAGTGAGTTCATGGAGCTACCATGCACCATACAGTCATAGCTGGATAAAAACAAGACCAGTCACTAAGGCTACAAAGAGAAATGTTCTCCAACGCAAACATGCAACCAATTTTCCAGTTTTGCATATAATAAGTATGTCAATGGCGTTCAGAAGCCATGTTTGTCTGGTGAGCTCTGTATGATCTGACTTGGTCCATCTACCCACACTGGAAATATGACATAATGTTTGGTTTGACTGGCCACTGCAGCGGCTCATTGGTGTTTGGAAAGGAAAAGATCCATTTGAGCACccttgtttcctctcctctgtaaTGCCGTCTTTTCCTGCGTGTAAGCAGGGTCAGACAGacgtctctctctggtctggagagaggaagatCCTCTTCAGGGACAGAGGCTtctgggagagaaacagagttgGAAGAAAAGCATGTGAGAAAGACAGATGAAAATAACCTGATCGTTTATCATATATCAATTATAATATTAtcaccattatcatcatcattttcATTATCATCATCTGGTAGTCTCTAGTATCGGATCTAGCATATGATCCTCAATATTCTGCTGTATTTTCTATATGCACAATTTGTAAGCAGCTGTAGATAAAAACATCTGTTAATTGAATAAAATGTATGGTCATGTAAAATATAGTATAGGAGACCTGCAGTGCATCTCTGGTCTTACAGACCATCAGTGAGTCTATAGCTAAGGAGACCAGCAGTGAGTCTATAGCTGAGGAGACCAGCAGTGAGTCTTTAGCTAAGGAGACCAGCAGTGAGTCTATAGCTAAGGAGACCAGCAGTGAATCTATAGCTGaggagcccagcagtgagtctaTAGCTAAGGAGACCAGTAGTGAGTCTATAGCTAAGGAGACCAGCAGTGAGTTTTCAGATAGTCTGTAGTACAGGAGAGACCTGTAGTGAGTCTCCAGCAAATTTCTAGTCCAGGAGATTCTTGTAGTGAGTCTTTAGCTTGTCTCCACATAAGGAGAAACCAGCAGTGAGTCTCCAGCTAGTCTCTAGTTTAGGAGCGCAGCACCAAGTCTTAACCTAGTTTCTAGTCTAGGAGAGACCAGTCGTGAGTCTCCTGCTAGACTCCACCTAAGaagggagagaccagcagaatGACTCAGCCAGACCCAGCACAACTGACAGCAATGAATAAGCCCTCCCACTCCCtgtctttcacccccccccccccccccccccccccccttccttgtcaccatttcccctccctctctctgattcATTCTGTCTGCTCTGAAGGGGAACAGAGTCTGAAAGCAGCGCACGAGGACCATGCTGTCCTGATGTCGACAGGACGTTCATGTCATCTGTGTCCCCCACGCCCCTTCAGCTCAGAGACGGCTCCGTCTCGGGTCTGCCGGCGCCGTGAAGCCCCGCCCACCTGTCCCTGGGACGTTTGCTCGCTTGTGGCGTGATGATGTCAGCGTTGGATGAGCACATTGTGGTTTGGTGACTGTGGCCTGGGGTTTGGTGGAGCGCCGTGTTTCCGGGCTGAGTGTAGGCTTTGGTCAGGTgacaatggtgtgtgtgtactgtggtgatgatgtagtgtgtgtggttgattgtgtggtgtgtgtgtgtgtgtgtgtgtgcgagatgGTCAGCTGGTCCTTACTCCTGTGAAGCTGTTGTTCTCCTTGCCCTGGCTCTCCACTGGAACTCTGGGGCCTGGAGTCTCCAGGCTGCTGCTACCCTGGCCTCCTAGAACcctcctctacacacacacagacacacacacacacacacacacacacacacacaaaaggttaGCATTGACAGTCTGTGGTATTGATTGTGGTATTGTGGTATTCGTTTGCATTTAAAGAGACATGAAGGAGGTGTTTTTGATCACTTTTATGATTCCACCGAAGGAGCGCGATCGTCGGTGATGCTGCTTCCTGCTGTGAGGTGGCGTCTGAATGTCACACACGGGGGTTCCAGGAAGCTGCTTCTCaaactgcgcacacacacacacacaggacagaagacacacacacaaacaggacagaacacacacacatacaggaaggACATACTGCTATTACCCTCCTCATTGTCACATACACAATCATGTGCCACTAATAGACatatccaagtgtgtgtgtgtgtgtgtgtgtgtgtgtgtgtgtgtgtcatcagccCCTACCTGTCTGATGAGCTGCTTCTTCTTGGCAGACTCAGGCATGGTGCTGACCTGCTGGTACAGCTCCCTCAGAGCCACCTCAGTGTGACTGCCCGCACGGACCACGCCTCCCGATCCTGCTCCTCCGCCTCCCgatcctgctcctccacctgacCCCGTGGAGGTGGAGCATGGGATGAActccgctccccctcccccagccccgccccccgccccagaGCACAGAGCCAGGTCATCCtagggacaggggggaggggcaggagggtcGCACGTCAAACTGACAGACTGGGCGTGACTCGGGGTCCGAGGGGTTGCAGCGCTTGCGTGactcacagagacagagagaagtcaGGGCAGATATCTGTCGGAATGAAGGTCTCTGTGAcccggagacagagagacagagagacagagagacagagagacagagagacagagagacagagagacagagagagagagacagacagagagagagagacagacagacagagacagacagagagaaagagagagagagagagacacagagagaaagagagacagagagagagacagacagattcagacagacagagtctgAAGATGATGATGTTTCAGTAACGGTCTTCATTTGGTGATCAACCCTACcactgcgcgcacacacacacacacggtgagagaaatggatagagagaaagagaacatggtAAACTGACCTTTGCCAGTAGGGTGTTTGATCCAGTGAAGTATAAACGGGCATACTCTTTGATATAGACAGGTGCCTGGAaccaaagaaaaacacacacgcatgcatgcacacacacaatgttaacCCCAAATAGAAGAAGTCCTGAACCATAAAAGACGTTACCATTTGGTTGTTCAGACTAATAGCTATCAGCAGCTATTGTTCTGAGTTGCTGTGTCCCCCAGAACGTGGAAGCAGTTATTGATTAGCACAGAATAAGGAGCTTTGTGTGCAGAATGTCAGCCTGTCAAGTGGCGGTCActatactctctctccctcttcctctctctctttctctctctctttgcattGAGTGCATTTTGGGCAGCATTCACATGCAAATGACCATAATCTCTCCCCGACTGTGGTCAGGTTTCCATGGGGACCAACATCAAGGCGAGAGTGGATGGGCGCAGGCCAGACCCAAGtaacaggaggaggtgcaggggtctgggtagtgtaggagaggagaggtaacaggaggaggtgcaggggtctgggtagtgtaggagaggtaacaggaggaggaggggtctgggtagtgtaggagaggtaacaggaagaggaggtgcaggggtctgggtagtgtaggagaggtaacaggaggaggagcaggggtctGGGTAGTGTAGGAGAAGtaacaggaggaggtgcaggggtctgggtagtgtaggagaggagaggtaacaggaggaggagcaggggtctgggtagtgtaggagaggtaacaggaggaggtgcaggggtctgggtagtgtaggagaggtaacaggaggaggagcaggggtctgggtagtgtaggagaggtaacaggaggaggagtaggggtctgggtagtgtaggagaggtaacaggaggaggtgcaggggtctgggtagtgtaggagaggtaacaggaggaggaggggtctgggtagtgtaggagaggtaacaggaagaggaggtgcaggggtctgggtagtgtaggagaggtaacaggaggaggagcaggggtctGGGTAGTGTAGGAGAAGtaacaggaggaggtgcaggggtctgggtagtgtaggagaggagaggtaacaggaggaggagcaggggtctgggtagtgtaggagaggtaacaggaggaggtgcaggggtctgggtagtgtaggagaggtaacaggaggaggagcaggggtctgggtagtgtaggagaggtaacaggaggaggagtaggggtctgggtagtgtaggagaggtaacaggaggaggtgcaggggtctgggtagtgtaggagaggtaacaggaggaggagcaggggtctgggtagtgtaggagaggtaacaggaggaggagcaggggtctgggtagtgtaggagaggtaacaggaggaggagcaggggtctgggtagtgtaggagaggtaacaggaggaggtgcaggggtctgggtagtgtaggagaagtaacaggaagaggaggtgcaggggtctgggtagtgtaggagaggtaacaggaggaggtgcaggggtctgggtagtgtaggagaggtaacaggaggaggagcaggggtctgggtagtgtaggagaggtaacaggaggaggtgcaggggtctGGGTAGTGTAGGAGAAGtaacaggaggaggtgcaggggtctgggtagtgtaggagaagtaacaggaggaggagatgcaggggtctgggtagtgtaggagaggtaacaggaggaggtgcaggggtctgggtagtgtaggagaggtaacaggaggaggaggtgcaggtgtGATGTGGTGTTTCTGACTCACCCTGAACAGCTTCTGTGAGTGTTTGATTAAGAAGGCCACCACATCATTCAGCTTCTTGATGTTGCCTTGCAGATCACTGGCTGTtaactggagacacacacaggcaatcaTACGCACAACCGCACAcaccaaaaaacacaaaagaaccCCACGCGCTTTGAAAGCTTTCAAGGCTCACTTGATTTTCCAACtagacctgccccccccccccccccccccagggccgcCCCGCCACCTACGTTCCTGGGCCAGAGGACGTGCGGGGTGAACATGGTGGCCAGGTTGAGGGCGGACATCTTGTTGGCGTGCTGCTGCCGGGCCGTGTGGTACAGCAGGTCCAGCAGCAGCTTGAGCAGGCTGCGGTTGGGGGCGGGCAGCAGCATGAAGAGCAGCTGGAAGGCCTGGATCTGGCGCTCCTTGTCCGGGACGCCCGTCTTGTTCCCCTGCTGGTCAAACTGGGTCAgctctggggggtgggggggggtgcggggagggggcgggtaggagagaaaaggggggaggagaagagggagacaggggagagagagggagggagggagggagggagggagggagggagggagggagggagggagggagggagggagggagggagggagggaggttaagACGGGGAGAgaaatgggggagaagggggggtggggtgagaggcagatagagaggggggagggaggagaggggggagacggggaaAGAGAAGGCAGCAGAACAGATGGAGGTCACAGTCAACTAAGAAATACTGATTGACATGAAATTGCATTTTTCTATACCAACTTGTTGTCACCGCACTGATTAGGCTGACTGATTGctctgtatgtgcatgtgtgggagAGTTCTATTCACATGATTTGATCTTCTATGCACTCAGAGAGCCTCGGTGCAGAAATAATTCACTGGTCAAATAGTTCAAATATCAGTGTTTGTTTGTTCATATGTACATGGGtgtgtgcatggatgtgtgttcAAAAACAATCACGGTTCACTCAAGTTTTCAATGCAGCAAAACAGTGGAACTGCCAGACAAGTGTCCTTGATGTTTAGCAATTTTTCAGCTGaaaagtgtatgtatgtattagTATTCACAGTATCACATTAGTAgtgtgagtatatgtgtgtgtgtgtgtatgtatgagggtgtgtaagtctgtgtgtaactgtgtatgTATACGTATGagtatgtgcgcgtgtgtgtatgtatgtatgtgtgagagtgggtGTATGTGCATttatacgcgtgtgtgtgtaggtgtgtgtgtgtatgtgcatttatatgagtgtgtgtgtgtgtgtgtgagagagagagagagagagtgtgtgtatgtctgagtACCAGCTATCTTCAGGTGAGCGTGGTAGTGTCTGTGAGTGAGCAGCGGCTCGGGCAGCTCTCCCAGGAAGGCCTTGAGCAGCGAGGCCACGTCGTTGGGGTGGAAGGCCCCCGTCTCCAGGTCAATCTCAGCCCCGGTGTTCAGCATCTCTCTCAGGGCCGCCTGGCGAACACTGTGGCCTGGGACCCGGAACAAGCCCTCCACAtggaggtctgggggagggagggagggagggagggagggagggagggagggagggagggagggagggagggagggggagggagggagggagggagggagggagggagggagggagggagggagggagggagaaagcgagggagaaagcgagggagaaagcgagggagaaagcgagggagaaagcgagggagaaagcgagggagaaagcgagggagaaagcgagggagaaagcgagggagacagtaagaggaagagagacagagaggaagagggatggaAGAATGGAGGGCCACAGCAAGGAGGCAGAGAAATGGAGGTTTAGAGAAACAGAACAGTGAGGATAAAAagtcagaaagaaagagaagagagagagaaatacagagaattAGGGGAGGGATGCATACAGACAAAGAACATTGGGAgtaaagtggagagagagacaggaggggggagacagacaggagcggggggacagacaggagcggggggacagacaggaggggagagatagacaggaggggagaaacagacaggagggggggggggatagacaggaggggagagacaggaggggagagacagacaggaggggggagacagacaggagcggggggacagacaggaggggagagatagacaggaggggagaaacagacaggaggggggggatagacaggaggggagagacaggaggggagagacagaca of Hypomesus transpacificus isolate Combined female chromosome 11, fHypTra1, whole genome shotgun sequence contains these proteins:
- the arhgap19 gene encoding rho GTPase-activating protein 19 isoform X2, coding for MAAEKVPKYDRQNRRGMVCSVAISMESPVNRRPIIFNPDFFVERLRHERPQAFTELVLSNITRLIDLPGDEFAQLTGEAEPRLPAPAGGFLRSLNFLKRKEKGMVFGSSLTEEGIAQIYQLIDYLSKNLHVEGLFRVPGHSVRQAALREMLNTGAEIDLETGAFHPNDVASLLKAFLGELPEPLLTHRHYHAHLKIAELTQFDQQGNKTGVPDKERQIQAFQLLFMLLPAPNRSLLKLLLDLLYHTARQQHANKMSALNLATMFTPHVLWPRNLTASDLQGNIKKLNDVVAFLIKHSQKLFRAPVYIKEYARLYFTGSNTLLAKDDLALCSGAGGGAGGGGAEFIPCSTSTGSGGGAGSGGGGAGSGGVVRAGSHTEVALRELYQQVSTMPESAKKKQLIRQFEKQLPGTPVCDIQTPPHSRKQHHRRSRSFGGIIKRRVLGGQGSSSLETPGPRVPVESQGKENNSFTGKPLSLKRIFLSPDQRETSV
- the arhgap19 gene encoding rho GTPase-activating protein 19 isoform X1 yields the protein MAAEKVPKYDRQNRRGMVCSVAISMESPVNRRPIIFNPDFFVERLRHERPQAFTELVLSNITRLIDLPGDEFAQLTGEAEPRLPAPAGGFLRSLNFLKRKAEKGMVFGSSLTEEGIAQIYQLIDYLSKNLHVEGLFRVPGHSVRQAALREMLNTGAEIDLETGAFHPNDVASLLKAFLGELPEPLLTHRHYHAHLKIAELTQFDQQGNKTGVPDKERQIQAFQLLFMLLPAPNRSLLKLLLDLLYHTARQQHANKMSALNLATMFTPHVLWPRNLTASDLQGNIKKLNDVVAFLIKHSQKLFRAPVYIKEYARLYFTGSNTLLAKDDLALCSGAGGGAGGGGAEFIPCSTSTGSGGGAGSGGGGAGSGGVVRAGSHTEVALRELYQQVSTMPESAKKKQLIRQFEKQLPGTPVCDIQTPPHSRKQHHRRSRSFGGIIKRRVLGGQGSSSLETPGPRVPVESQGKENNSFTGKPLSLKRIFLSPDQRETSV